Proteins encoded within one genomic window of Silene latifolia isolate original U9 population unplaced genomic scaffold, ASM4854445v1 scaffold_218, whole genome shotgun sequence:
- the LOC141638860 gene encoding zinc finger CCCH domain-containing protein 34-like, whose protein sequence is MDDQFMKRSTDCLSYLASPFTCNKGAECEYRHSDTARMNPRDCRYWLSGTCFNPTCPFRHPPLDVDNELSCEAAGSLPNQLSVPATKTTVPCYYYYNGFCNKGDKCLFLHEWCDTFTWNPKVSNSATDAPVAHLGSKASCKSDSKPTQPEKHHSISEMAMSGGHGSQSQQSQGVQKASTKTVGDRNASFQTYVPECGETDILDAVSLQPSEDSLKSKCEPSLCSDQCSEDLIDGNVVPDEWWESSPGFDVLVDGQTQDLANENDMQSLDESDGDRDPLSMRHGFEIGYGYDEREFLNDGLYGPSEHLDSMFRANCGSLSPRCTRNEEVRHFESLKRKFGFEESLDVADLRDHLWRKRMPDYYLDKHDLRHELLRRRYGKADRFTRHRPNQGLHGRLASRVERNGAWLESRETSVNATNLRARIRNSQQNNYRKYNGMRGRKFLAKALPRPELKREKYAQEEKEAYYSEKDSVDFEGPKPLNEILKEKKKTMADGIMTGCF, encoded by the exons atggacGACCAATTCATGAAACGCTCTACTGACTGTCTTTCTTACTTGGCATCTCCCTTCACATGCAACAAG GGAGCGGAATGTGAGTATAGACATAGTGATACAGCGAGGATGAATCCACGCGATTGTCGTTATTGGTTATCTGGGACTTGTTTTAATCCTACTTGTCCTTTCCGTCACCCG CCTTTGGATGTAGACAATGAATTGTCTTGTGAAGCTGCCGGGTCTTTGCCGAATCAGCTTTCTGTGCCTGCAACGAAGACTACGGTCCCATGCTACTACTACTACAATGGATTTTGCAACAAAGGTGACAAATGCCTTTTTCTCCATGAATGGTGTGATACTTTTACATGGAACCCAAAGGTATCAAACTCGGCTACTGATGCACCTGTGGCTCATTTGGGTAGTAAGGCATCCTGCAAAAGTGATTCAAAGCCAACACAGCCAGAGAAACATCACAGTATATCAGAAATGGCGATGAGCGGTGGTCATGGGTCGCAAAGTCAGCAAAGTCAGGGGGTgcaaaaagcatcaactaaaactGTTGGGGATCGGAATGCCTCTTTCCAAACTTATGTTCCTGAATGTGGAGAGACAGATATCCTTGATGCAGTTTCCTTGCAACCTTCTGAAGACTCGCTTAAAAGTAAATGTGAGCCTAGCTTGTGTTCTGACCAATGCTCCGAGGACCTAATTGATGGCAATGTTGTGCCTGATGAGTGGTGGGAATCTTCTCCTGGTTTTGATGTTCTGGTGGATGGACAGACACAGGATCTGGCTAATGAGAATGATATGCAATCCCTTGATGAAAGTGATGGAGACCGTGATCCCCTCTCTATGCGGCATGGTTTTGAGATTGGTTATGGTTATGATGAAAGAGAGTTTTTGAATGATGGCCTGTATGGACCATCTGAACATTTAGATAGCATGTTTCGAGCAAATTGTGGAAGTCTTTCCCCAAGATGTACACGTAACGAAGAAGTCAGACATTTTGAGTCGCTAAAAAGAAAATTTGGTTTTGAGGAATCACTTGATGTTGCGGATCTACGAGATCATCTATGGAGAAAGAgaatgcctgattattatttaGATAAACATGATTTGAGGCATGAACTGTTGCGAAGAAGATATGGCAAGGCGGATAGGTTTACAAGGCACCGTCCAAATCAGGGTTTACATGGTAGGTTAGCATCAAGGGTGGAGAGAAATGGGGCGTGGTTGGAAAGTAGAGAAACTTCTGTTAATGCTACAAACCTTAGAGCTAGAATCAGGAACTCACAGCAGAACAACTATAGGAAGTATAATGGGATGCGGGGACGCAAGTTTTTAGCTAAAGCCCTACCAAGGCCAGAACtgaaaagagagaaatatgctcaagaagaaaaagaagcATATTACAGTGAAAAGGATTCAGTGGATTTTGAAGGTCCTAAACCATTGAACGAAATtctcaaggagaaaaagaagACAATGGCGGACGGCATCATGACCGGCTGCTTTTGA